One Glutamicibacter mishrai genomic window carries:
- a CDS encoding SGNH/GDSL hydrolase family protein, whose translation MKFLVVGDSHTEYFGITNQLRTINKSLRGITCYNKVIHGATVSGVGKLTSTLNVGSDIPKWIKNAKPDFLVLNLGQVDIELGIPFRQYVQGSTSPMSELIDQFVAAYFRYIETLDMPNSRIIIKGINLPTLCYDRDKAIKYITRIVTERFTDSSDDLSKRHSVVQNLKNSYASDILRTELAFRFNSILKGACNELGYGYFDINAHLLDPESGTISPKFVPTGFDHHIIDSLDVRDLHWRELLPVAMGNYWS comes from the coding sequence ATGAAATTCCTCGTCGTCGGCGACTCCCACACCGAATATTTTGGAATCACTAATCAGCTGCGAACCATTAACAAATCGCTACGCGGAATAACTTGCTATAACAAGGTCATCCACGGGGCGACAGTATCAGGCGTTGGCAAGCTTACGTCTACGCTAAACGTTGGTTCTGACATTCCGAAATGGATAAAGAATGCTAAGCCGGACTTCTTAGTTCTCAATTTGGGGCAAGTTGATATCGAACTTGGAATCCCGTTTCGACAATATGTACAGGGCAGCACAAGCCCAATGTCTGAGTTGATCGACCAATTCGTTGCAGCGTATTTCCGTTACATCGAAACACTCGACATGCCAAACTCGCGGATCATAATCAAGGGCATAAACCTACCTACGCTTTGCTACGATCGCGACAAGGCCATCAAATACATCACCCGAATCGTAACAGAACGATTCACCGACAGTTCTGATGACTTATCGAAACGGCACTCTGTAGTCCAAAATCTCAAGAACTCTTATGCGTCAGACATTCTCCGAACTGAACTTGCATTTAGGTTCAATTCAATATTGAAGGGTGCCTGCAATGAACTCGGATACGGATATTTCGATATTAACGCTCATCTATTGGACCCTGAATCAGGCACGATATCACCAAAATTTGTCCCAACCGGATTCGATCATCACATCATTGATTCGTTGGATGTCCGGGATTTGCATTGGCGAGAACTACTGCCGGTCGCTATGGGTAATTACTGGTCGTAG
- a CDS encoding polysaccharide pyruvyl transferase family protein, whose protein sequence is MELDISKLSDLLNANAYLKQSCDKIFVYRNVKCVIEFPVLMGQVALDIELVENSLVASLVGRTIATRRLIRNAFLTKYQLRQKDGERLLIPGSLSDGNTETLIENIIDLIEGIQKETTEYLSFRREDVGCDAPGLPIYWWDGLANFGDSVGPLLVSEMLSVKPLNARQRVRAGNTLFSVGSITTSIDRDNVTVWGSGLLAPLSDRQIMNLRQRKNVEVLAVRGRYTQLELEAKLGWTVPSVFGDPALLLPKYFPVPRRDPLDSKSISVVLHWEHAKYLDTAEENINFINVGDDARLVVEQIASSSVCISSSLHGIIVAQAYGIPWIWLQVSDHKLHSSNFKFDDFFTTLERRQVCKKSVVQKDLNGVSWHKLAESATLPDLLVDLDPLESVLLAAGLTERE, encoded by the coding sequence ATGGAATTAGATATTTCTAAGTTGTCTGACCTGTTAAACGCAAACGCTTATCTCAAGCAAAGTTGCGATAAGATTTTCGTTTACAGAAATGTTAAATGTGTAATTGAATTCCCGGTTTTAATGGGGCAAGTTGCACTTGATATTGAATTGGTTGAAAACTCATTGGTTGCCAGCCTCGTCGGACGCACCATCGCGACGCGTAGACTCATTCGCAATGCGTTCTTGACGAAGTATCAGCTCCGCCAAAAAGACGGTGAAAGGTTGCTCATTCCTGGCTCGCTTAGCGACGGAAACACTGAAACCCTCATCGAAAACATTATTGATCTTATTGAGGGAATTCAAAAAGAGACCACTGAGTATCTCTCATTTAGACGAGAAGATGTTGGGTGTGACGCACCTGGATTACCCATTTATTGGTGGGACGGACTGGCTAACTTTGGAGACTCGGTAGGCCCACTGCTGGTTTCTGAGATGCTTTCCGTGAAGCCGTTGAATGCTCGCCAGCGAGTGCGCGCGGGAAATACACTTTTCTCGGTTGGATCAATTACGACCTCCATAGATCGGGATAACGTAACGGTGTGGGGGAGCGGATTGCTTGCCCCATTGTCCGACAGGCAAATCATGAATCTCAGGCAGCGCAAGAATGTAGAGGTTCTAGCTGTGCGCGGCCGATACACCCAATTGGAGCTGGAGGCGAAACTTGGCTGGACCGTTCCTTCTGTATTCGGCGATCCTGCGCTCCTATTGCCGAAGTATTTCCCGGTCCCACGAAGGGATCCGTTGGATTCGAAGTCTATTTCAGTAGTTCTCCATTGGGAGCACGCCAAATACTTAGATACGGCAGAGGAAAACATCAATTTTATCAATGTAGGCGATGATGCGCGTCTGGTAGTGGAGCAGATCGCTTCGTCTTCCGTGTGTATCTCTTCATCATTGCATGGAATAATCGTGGCTCAGGCTTATGGAATCCCTTGGATCTGGCTTCAAGTCTCCGACCACAAATTGCATTCCAGCAATTTCAAGTTTGATGATTTCTTTACCACTTTGGAACGACGACAGGTTTGCAAAAAGTCTGTCGTTCAAAAGGATCTGAACGGCGTCTCTTGGCACAAATTGGCGGAGTCTGCGACCTTGCCGGATCTTTTAGTTGACCTGGATCCATTAGAGTCAGTTCTTCTTGCCGCCGGGCTAACCGAGAGGGAATAA